One Gemmatimonadaceae bacterium DNA window includes the following coding sequences:
- a CDS encoding GntR family transcriptional regulator: MLPFPVTLVPGESPYRQVVYAATKAVVSGVMPPGAPFPSVRELSQALKINPNTAHKVVQELVRNGVLQVLPGVGTVVAEAARSSRAERRALLSTQVEQLVVEARRLGVREQDVLDAVSARWAELSGGSTSSRAASDDADELE, from the coding sequence GTGCTCCCCTTTCCGGTCACCCTCGTTCCGGGCGAATCGCCCTACCGGCAGGTCGTCTACGCGGCCACCAAGGCGGTCGTCAGTGGCGTCATGCCGCCGGGGGCGCCCTTTCCGTCGGTGCGGGAGCTGAGTCAGGCGCTCAAGATCAATCCCAACACCGCCCACAAGGTGGTGCAGGAGCTGGTGCGCAACGGGGTGCTGCAGGTGCTCCCCGGGGTTGGCACGGTCGTGGCGGAAGCCGCCCGGTCGTCGCGAGCCGAGCGGCGCGCGCTGCTCAGCACGCAGGTGGAGCAGTTGGTAGTGGAAGCGCGCCGACTGGGCGTGCGTGAGCAGGATGTCCTGGATGCGGTGTCGGCACGCTGGGCGGAGTTGTCCGGCGGATCCACGTCTTCACGGGCCGCATCGGATGATGCGGACGAACTGGAGTGA
- a CDS encoding ABC transporter ATP-binding protein produces MANESVRAAIALRGVSHRYGRKVVLDQLDLTVPEGAMYVLLGANGAGKTTLLRLLIGVERARAGSVEIFGTPVSKLTLAQRQQIAYVAEGQQLPDWMREEQLEAYCAPLYPTWDTALAASLRERFDLDPKQKLGKMSRGQRMKAALLCALAPRPKVLLMDEPFTGMDVAVKDELVRGLLDVAGDEGWSVLMSTHDIAEVDTVVDYAGFLKGAKLQLEGPVEQLREMYRRVEFTLNGAASDVRVPDSWKQVERAGQRLMAVVPASERLTPDLFAGAVLEQPARPLTLKELYLAVQAGA; encoded by the coding sequence ATGGCCAATGAGTCAGTGCGCGCCGCGATTGCGTTGCGCGGCGTTTCGCATCGCTACGGGCGCAAGGTGGTGCTCGACCAGCTCGACCTCACCGTCCCCGAGGGGGCGATGTATGTGCTGCTCGGCGCAAACGGCGCCGGCAAGACCACGCTGCTGCGGCTGCTGATTGGTGTGGAGCGCGCGCGTGCCGGGTCGGTGGAGATCTTTGGCACACCCGTAAGCAAGCTCACGCTCGCGCAGCGGCAGCAGATCGCTTACGTGGCCGAAGGGCAGCAGCTCCCCGACTGGATGCGTGAGGAGCAGCTCGAGGCGTACTGCGCGCCGCTCTATCCCACGTGGGACACGGCGCTCGCGGCATCGCTGCGTGAGCGCTTCGATCTCGACCCCAAGCAGAAGCTCGGCAAGATGTCGCGCGGGCAGCGCATGAAGGCGGCGCTGCTCTGCGCGCTCGCGCCGCGTCCCAAGGTGTTGCTGATGGACGAGCCCTTCACCGGCATGGACGTCGCGGTGAAGGACGAGCTGGTGCGAGGCCTGCTCGATGTCGCCGGCGACGAGGGGTGGAGTGTGCTCATGAGCACGCATGACATCGCCGAGGTGGACACGGTGGTGGACTACGCGGGGTTCCTGAAGGGGGCGAAGCTGCAGCTGGAAGGGCCGGTGGAGCAGTTGCGGGAGATGTACCGGCGCGTGGAGTTCACGTTGAATGGGGCGGCGAGCGACGTGCGCGTGCCGGATTCGTGGAAGCAGGTGGAGCGGGCGGGGCAGCGATTGATGGCGGTGGTGCCGGCCAGTGAAAGGCTGACACCGGACCTGTTCGCTGGCGCAGTCCTGGAGCAGCCCGCACGACCGCTGACGCTGAAAGAGCTGTATCTCGCGGTGCAGGCGGGCGCATGA